A genomic segment from Neodiprion lecontei isolate iyNeoLeco1 chromosome 1, iyNeoLeco1.1, whole genome shotgun sequence encodes:
- the LOC107220221 gene encoding protein charlatan isoform X4: protein MEGSGVGIGRIDCYEDMFKEITRKLYGEDPDHRSKKIIRSWDTLRAEYIASSIQNEFETSASYKNNTDDDTGNGNDGTDDAGWTCAEEPLECTEGSRVAAYHATKATWRCCECGECLGGGPREVAEHFLGLHPSRVSVEDGGVGHHAGRSTECRKDSLADEVTLYLERVRERAERPSPPSRRSQETQTIPAALLPPATSFLLHDVHAATSTQHAHLHQQSPGTGTTTTASGKRYACPYCPYGTDRRDLYTRHENIHREEKPFHCYVCYKPFNRADHVKKHFLRMHREHRYELARIRRPTGSTSKSLQDQSAAAGSGGTASTGSHHTGNYPTAYNNKSYQLHSTSTTGLYPTPGMPATTMHTPARRTQNGGCNSKSHLKGASKGAQERRYTCCYCSWSGVDNWCLKRHLNTHLKPFACALCEYKAARAERLSTHVLKVHNRRQCSRCSYLAEDAAQLQLHQLHVHRVTTANAPTAPPTPRHHQHLQPSGGGGRPPPGPPVFPAPAPPTVSGSVIPPTTILGAAVVAATRW from the exons ATGGAGGGTAGCGGCGTCGGAATCGGCAGGATTGACTGCTACGAAGATATGTTCAAGGAGATCACGAGAAAGCTATACGGAGAGGATCCTGATCACCGaagtaagaaaattataaGGTCATGGGACACCTTGAGAGCCGAATACATAG CATCGAGCATACAAAATGAGTTCGAGACTTCGGCATCCTATAAAAATAACACGGACGACGATACCGGAAACGGAAATGACGGGACTGACGACGCAGGTTGGACCTGCGCCGAAGAACCTCTGGAATGTACAGAAGGTAGTCGAGTTGCTGCCTACCACGCGACCAAAGCCACTTGGAGATGCTGCGAATGTG GCGAATGTCTCGGCGGAGGGCCTCGGGAAGTCGCCGAGCATTTCCTCGGACTGCATCCGTCCAGGGTGTCCGTTGAGGATGGTGGAGTAGGGCACCACGCGGGTCGATCTACGGAGTGCAGGAAAGACTCCCTCGCAGACGAGGTTACCCTTTATCTAGAGCGGGTCCGCGAGCGGGCTGAGAGACCGTCACCTCCGTCTCGTAGGTCCCAGGAAACCCAAACAATTCCTGCAGCTCTTTTGCCTCCCGCCACTAGTTTTCTCCTTCACGATGTTCACGCCGCAACGTCGACGCAGCATGCTCATTTGCATCAG CAGAGTCCTGGAACCGGAACCACGACAACGGCTAGCGGGAAGAGGTACGCGTGTCCGTATTGTCCCTACGGTACGGACAGGCGAGATCTGTACACCCGTCACGAGAACATTCACCGTGAGGAAAAGCCGTTCCATTGCTACGTCTGCTATAAGCCATTTAACAGAGCGGATCATGTGAAGAAACATTTCTTGAGAATGCATAGGGAACACCGATACGAGTTGGCCAGGATACGTAGACCCACCGGTAGCACTTCCAAGTCCTTACAGGACCAGAGCGCTGCTGCTGGAAGCGGAGGAACCGCTTCCACTGGCTCCCACCATACCGGAAACTACCCAACCGCGTACAACAACAAAAGCTATCAGCTGCATTCCACGTCAACTACTGGTCTTTATCCAACGCCAGGGATGCCTGCCACCACGATGCACACACCAGCACGGAGAACGCAGAATGGCGGATGCAATAGCAAGAGTCACCTCAAAGGAGCGTCGAAAGGAGCCCAAGAAAGAAG GTACACGTGCTGTTACTGTTCTTGGAGCGGTGTGGACAACTGGTGCCTGAAACGCCACTTGAACACTCACCTGAAACCGTTTGCTTGCGCGTTATGCGAGTACAAAGCCGCCCGAGCTGAACGTTTGTCAACTCATGTACTCAAGGTCCATAACAGGAGACAATGCTCGCGCTGCTCTTACCTCGCTGAAGATGCTGCACAGCTACAGCTGCACCAGCTACACGTTCACAGGGTTACAACCGCCAATGCCCCAACGGCTCCTCCGACTCCGCGCCATCATCAACACTTACA GCCGTCTGGTGGTGGTGGACGCCCGCCGCCCGGTCCCCCTGTATTTCCGGCTCCAGCTCCGCCGACTGTTAGCGGTAGCGTTATACCGCCAACCACAATTCTTGG TGCCGCGGTGGTTGCAGCCACGAGATGGTAG
- the LOC107220221 gene encoding protein charlatan isoform X5 yields the protein MEGSGVGIGRIDCYEDMFKEITRKLYGEDPDHRSKKIIRSWDTLRAEYIASSIQNEFETSASYKNNTDDDTGNGNDGTDDAGWTCAEEPLECTEGSRVAAYHATKATWRCCECGECLGGGPREVAEHFLGLHPSRVSVEDGGVGHHAGRSTECRKDSLADEVTLYLERVRERAERPSPPSRRSQETQTIPAALLPPATSFLLHDVHAATSTQHAHLHQQSPGTGTTTTASGKRYACPYCPYGTDRRDLYTRHENIHREEKPFHCYVCYKPFNRADHVKKHFLRMHREHRYELARIRRPTGSTSKSLQDQSAAAGSGGTASTGSHHTGNYPTAYNNKSYQLHSTSTTGLYPTPGMPATTMHTPARRTQNGGCNSKSHLKGASKGAQERRYTCCYCSWSGVDNWCLKRHLNTHLKPFACALCEYKAARAERLSTHVLKVHNRRQCSRCSYLAEDAAQLQLHQLHVHRVTTANAPTAPPTPRHHQHLQPSGGGGRPPPGPPVFPAPAPPTVSGSVIPPTTILGAP from the exons ATGGAGGGTAGCGGCGTCGGAATCGGCAGGATTGACTGCTACGAAGATATGTTCAAGGAGATCACGAGAAAGCTATACGGAGAGGATCCTGATCACCGaagtaagaaaattataaGGTCATGGGACACCTTGAGAGCCGAATACATAG CATCGAGCATACAAAATGAGTTCGAGACTTCGGCATCCTATAAAAATAACACGGACGACGATACCGGAAACGGAAATGACGGGACTGACGACGCAGGTTGGACCTGCGCCGAAGAACCTCTGGAATGTACAGAAGGTAGTCGAGTTGCTGCCTACCACGCGACCAAAGCCACTTGGAGATGCTGCGAATGTG GCGAATGTCTCGGCGGAGGGCCTCGGGAAGTCGCCGAGCATTTCCTCGGACTGCATCCGTCCAGGGTGTCCGTTGAGGATGGTGGAGTAGGGCACCACGCGGGTCGATCTACGGAGTGCAGGAAAGACTCCCTCGCAGACGAGGTTACCCTTTATCTAGAGCGGGTCCGCGAGCGGGCTGAGAGACCGTCACCTCCGTCTCGTAGGTCCCAGGAAACCCAAACAATTCCTGCAGCTCTTTTGCCTCCCGCCACTAGTTTTCTCCTTCACGATGTTCACGCCGCAACGTCGACGCAGCATGCTCATTTGCATCAG CAGAGTCCTGGAACCGGAACCACGACAACGGCTAGCGGGAAGAGGTACGCGTGTCCGTATTGTCCCTACGGTACGGACAGGCGAGATCTGTACACCCGTCACGAGAACATTCACCGTGAGGAAAAGCCGTTCCATTGCTACGTCTGCTATAAGCCATTTAACAGAGCGGATCATGTGAAGAAACATTTCTTGAGAATGCATAGGGAACACCGATACGAGTTGGCCAGGATACGTAGACCCACCGGTAGCACTTCCAAGTCCTTACAGGACCAGAGCGCTGCTGCTGGAAGCGGAGGAACCGCTTCCACTGGCTCCCACCATACCGGAAACTACCCAACCGCGTACAACAACAAAAGCTATCAGCTGCATTCCACGTCAACTACTGGTCTTTATCCAACGCCAGGGATGCCTGCCACCACGATGCACACACCAGCACGGAGAACGCAGAATGGCGGATGCAATAGCAAGAGTCACCTCAAAGGAGCGTCGAAAGGAGCCCAAGAAAGAAG GTACACGTGCTGTTACTGTTCTTGGAGCGGTGTGGACAACTGGTGCCTGAAACGCCACTTGAACACTCACCTGAAACCGTTTGCTTGCGCGTTATGCGAGTACAAAGCCGCCCGAGCTGAACGTTTGTCAACTCATGTACTCAAGGTCCATAACAGGAGACAATGCTCGCGCTGCTCTTACCTCGCTGAAGATGCTGCACAGCTACAGCTGCACCAGCTACACGTTCACAGGGTTACAACCGCCAATGCCCCAACGGCTCCTCCGACTCCGCGCCATCATCAACACTTACA GCCGTCTGGTGGTGGTGGACGCCCGCCGCCCGGTCCCCCTGTATTTCCGGCTCCAGCTCCGCCGACTGTTAGCGGTAGCGTTATACCGCCAACCACAATTCTTGG
- the LOC107220221 gene encoding protein charlatan isoform X1 has translation MEGSGVGIGRIDCYEDMFKEITRKLYGEDPDHRSKKIIRSWDTLRAEYIASSIQNEFETSASYKNNTDDDTGNGNDGTDDAGWTCAEEPLECTEGSRVAAYHATKATWRCCECGECLGGGPREVAEHFLGLHPSRVSVEDGGVGHHAGRSTECRKDSLADEVTLYLERVRERAERPSPPSRRSQETQTIPAALLPPATSFLLHDVHAATSTQHAHLHQQSPGTGTTTTASGKRYACPYCPYGTDRRDLYTRHENIHREEKPFHCYVCYKPFNRADHVKKHFLRMHREHRYELARIRRPTGSTSKSLQDQSAAAGSGGTASTGSHHTGNYPTAYNNKSYQLHSTSTTGLYPTPGMPATTMHTPARRTQNGGCNSKSHLKGASKGAQERRYTCCYCSWSGVDNWCLKRHLNTHLKPFACALCEYKAARAERLSTHVLKVHNRRQCSRCSYLAEDAAQLQLHQLHVHRVTTANAPTAPPTPRHHQHLQPSGGGGRPPPGPPVFPAPAPPTVSGSVIPPTTILGHEMVDGSTAAASLQSQDILICENCGSEFLKRTGFGTRHEGTVSRRCSENQPIYCYKCSIYQLDVGTCSEMIDRITRSYLASYENQIKTENRNRPDDDISCTSEKRARKQRRPQKLPAENDVQSRQNTFTAINIRGTQSSTNQTKIIEIRERCLAQLVSRKGLLKCYRCSRHASARAFMWVPYHTKASLILHNLWRHSRPNISLRTKRESRSVTLRATVYTRHADAFQEIS, from the exons ATGGAGGGTAGCGGCGTCGGAATCGGCAGGATTGACTGCTACGAAGATATGTTCAAGGAGATCACGAGAAAGCTATACGGAGAGGATCCTGATCACCGaagtaagaaaattataaGGTCATGGGACACCTTGAGAGCCGAATACATAG CATCGAGCATACAAAATGAGTTCGAGACTTCGGCATCCTATAAAAATAACACGGACGACGATACCGGAAACGGAAATGACGGGACTGACGACGCAGGTTGGACCTGCGCCGAAGAACCTCTGGAATGTACAGAAGGTAGTCGAGTTGCTGCCTACCACGCGACCAAAGCCACTTGGAGATGCTGCGAATGTG GCGAATGTCTCGGCGGAGGGCCTCGGGAAGTCGCCGAGCATTTCCTCGGACTGCATCCGTCCAGGGTGTCCGTTGAGGATGGTGGAGTAGGGCACCACGCGGGTCGATCTACGGAGTGCAGGAAAGACTCCCTCGCAGACGAGGTTACCCTTTATCTAGAGCGGGTCCGCGAGCGGGCTGAGAGACCGTCACCTCCGTCTCGTAGGTCCCAGGAAACCCAAACAATTCCTGCAGCTCTTTTGCCTCCCGCCACTAGTTTTCTCCTTCACGATGTTCACGCCGCAACGTCGACGCAGCATGCTCATTTGCATCAG CAGAGTCCTGGAACCGGAACCACGACAACGGCTAGCGGGAAGAGGTACGCGTGTCCGTATTGTCCCTACGGTACGGACAGGCGAGATCTGTACACCCGTCACGAGAACATTCACCGTGAGGAAAAGCCGTTCCATTGCTACGTCTGCTATAAGCCATTTAACAGAGCGGATCATGTGAAGAAACATTTCTTGAGAATGCATAGGGAACACCGATACGAGTTGGCCAGGATACGTAGACCCACCGGTAGCACTTCCAAGTCCTTACAGGACCAGAGCGCTGCTGCTGGAAGCGGAGGAACCGCTTCCACTGGCTCCCACCATACCGGAAACTACCCAACCGCGTACAACAACAAAAGCTATCAGCTGCATTCCACGTCAACTACTGGTCTTTATCCAACGCCAGGGATGCCTGCCACCACGATGCACACACCAGCACGGAGAACGCAGAATGGCGGATGCAATAGCAAGAGTCACCTCAAAGGAGCGTCGAAAGGAGCCCAAGAAAGAAG GTACACGTGCTGTTACTGTTCTTGGAGCGGTGTGGACAACTGGTGCCTGAAACGCCACTTGAACACTCACCTGAAACCGTTTGCTTGCGCGTTATGCGAGTACAAAGCCGCCCGAGCTGAACGTTTGTCAACTCATGTACTCAAGGTCCATAACAGGAGACAATGCTCGCGCTGCTCTTACCTCGCTGAAGATGCTGCACAGCTACAGCTGCACCAGCTACACGTTCACAGGGTTACAACCGCCAATGCCCCAACGGCTCCTCCGACTCCGCGCCATCATCAACACTTACA GCCGTCTGGTGGTGGTGGACGCCCGCCGCCCGGTCCCCCTGTATTTCCGGCTCCAGCTCCGCCGACTGTTAGCGGTAGCGTTATACCGCCAACCACAATTCTTGG CCACGAGATGGTAGACGGCTCCACAGCCGCGGCAAGCTTACAGTCGCAGGATATATTAATTTGCGAGAATTGCGGATCTGAGTTTCTGAAGAGGACTGGATTCGGAACGCGGCACGAGGGAACTGTCTCTCGACGTTGCAGTGAGAATCAGCCAATTTACTGCTACAAATGCAGTATTTACCAATTGGACGTTGGTACTTGTTCGGAAATGATAGACCGCATAACAAGAAGTTACTTAGCTTCTTATGAAAATCAGATCAAGACAGAAAACAGGAATAGGCCAGATGATGATATTTCGTGCACCAGTGAAAAGCGTGCGCGAAAACAGAGACGGCCACAAAAATTACCTGCCGAAAACGATGTTCAATCTAGACAAAACACTTTCACAGCCATCAATATTCGAGGAACTCAGTCGAGTACGAATCAAACGAAGATAATCGAGATACGAGAAAGATGCTTAGCACAATTAGTCTCCAGAAAAGGATTGTTGAAGTGCTACCGTTGCTCGAGACATGCTTCGGCTAGAGCATTTATGTGGGTCCCTTATCACACCAAGGCTTCCCTAATATTGCATAATCTTTGGCGTCACTCCCGACCTAATATTTCTTTACGCACAAAACGTGAATCGCGATCGGTTACATTACGAGCAACGGTATACACGCGTCATGCGGATGCGTTTCAAGAAATCAGTTAA
- the LOC107220221 gene encoding protein charlatan isoform X2 has protein sequence MEGSGVGIGRIDCYEDMFKEITRKLYGEDPDHRSKKIIRSWDTLRAEYIASSIQNEFETSASYKNNTDDDTGNGNDGTDDAGWTCAEEPLECTEGSRVAAYHATKATWRCCECGECLGGGPREVAEHFLGLHPSRVSVEDGGVGHHAGRSTECRKDSLADEVTLYLERVRERAERPSPPSRRSQETQTIPAALLPPATSFLLHDVHAATSTQHAHLHQSPGTGTTTTASGKRYACPYCPYGTDRRDLYTRHENIHREEKPFHCYVCYKPFNRADHVKKHFLRMHREHRYELARIRRPTGSTSKSLQDQSAAAGSGGTASTGSHHTGNYPTAYNNKSYQLHSTSTTGLYPTPGMPATTMHTPARRTQNGGCNSKSHLKGASKGAQERRYTCCYCSWSGVDNWCLKRHLNTHLKPFACALCEYKAARAERLSTHVLKVHNRRQCSRCSYLAEDAAQLQLHQLHVHRVTTANAPTAPPTPRHHQHLQPSGGGGRPPPGPPVFPAPAPPTVSGSVIPPTTILGHEMVDGSTAAASLQSQDILICENCGSEFLKRTGFGTRHEGTVSRRCSENQPIYCYKCSIYQLDVGTCSEMIDRITRSYLASYENQIKTENRNRPDDDISCTSEKRARKQRRPQKLPAENDVQSRQNTFTAINIRGTQSSTNQTKIIEIRERCLAQLVSRKGLLKCYRCSRHASARAFMWVPYHTKASLILHNLWRHSRPNISLRTKRESRSVTLRATVYTRHADAFQEIS, from the exons ATGGAGGGTAGCGGCGTCGGAATCGGCAGGATTGACTGCTACGAAGATATGTTCAAGGAGATCACGAGAAAGCTATACGGAGAGGATCCTGATCACCGaagtaagaaaattataaGGTCATGGGACACCTTGAGAGCCGAATACATAG CATCGAGCATACAAAATGAGTTCGAGACTTCGGCATCCTATAAAAATAACACGGACGACGATACCGGAAACGGAAATGACGGGACTGACGACGCAGGTTGGACCTGCGCCGAAGAACCTCTGGAATGTACAGAAGGTAGTCGAGTTGCTGCCTACCACGCGACCAAAGCCACTTGGAGATGCTGCGAATGTG GCGAATGTCTCGGCGGAGGGCCTCGGGAAGTCGCCGAGCATTTCCTCGGACTGCATCCGTCCAGGGTGTCCGTTGAGGATGGTGGAGTAGGGCACCACGCGGGTCGATCTACGGAGTGCAGGAAAGACTCCCTCGCAGACGAGGTTACCCTTTATCTAGAGCGGGTCCGCGAGCGGGCTGAGAGACCGTCACCTCCGTCTCGTAGGTCCCAGGAAACCCAAACAATTCCTGCAGCTCTTTTGCCTCCCGCCACTAGTTTTCTCCTTCACGATGTTCACGCCGCAACGTCGACGCAGCATGCTCATTTGCATCAG AGTCCTGGAACCGGAACCACGACAACGGCTAGCGGGAAGAGGTACGCGTGTCCGTATTGTCCCTACGGTACGGACAGGCGAGATCTGTACACCCGTCACGAGAACATTCACCGTGAGGAAAAGCCGTTCCATTGCTACGTCTGCTATAAGCCATTTAACAGAGCGGATCATGTGAAGAAACATTTCTTGAGAATGCATAGGGAACACCGATACGAGTTGGCCAGGATACGTAGACCCACCGGTAGCACTTCCAAGTCCTTACAGGACCAGAGCGCTGCTGCTGGAAGCGGAGGAACCGCTTCCACTGGCTCCCACCATACCGGAAACTACCCAACCGCGTACAACAACAAAAGCTATCAGCTGCATTCCACGTCAACTACTGGTCTTTATCCAACGCCAGGGATGCCTGCCACCACGATGCACACACCAGCACGGAGAACGCAGAATGGCGGATGCAATAGCAAGAGTCACCTCAAAGGAGCGTCGAAAGGAGCCCAAGAAAGAAG GTACACGTGCTGTTACTGTTCTTGGAGCGGTGTGGACAACTGGTGCCTGAAACGCCACTTGAACACTCACCTGAAACCGTTTGCTTGCGCGTTATGCGAGTACAAAGCCGCCCGAGCTGAACGTTTGTCAACTCATGTACTCAAGGTCCATAACAGGAGACAATGCTCGCGCTGCTCTTACCTCGCTGAAGATGCTGCACAGCTACAGCTGCACCAGCTACACGTTCACAGGGTTACAACCGCCAATGCCCCAACGGCTCCTCCGACTCCGCGCCATCATCAACACTTACA GCCGTCTGGTGGTGGTGGACGCCCGCCGCCCGGTCCCCCTGTATTTCCGGCTCCAGCTCCGCCGACTGTTAGCGGTAGCGTTATACCGCCAACCACAATTCTTGG CCACGAGATGGTAGACGGCTCCACAGCCGCGGCAAGCTTACAGTCGCAGGATATATTAATTTGCGAGAATTGCGGATCTGAGTTTCTGAAGAGGACTGGATTCGGAACGCGGCACGAGGGAACTGTCTCTCGACGTTGCAGTGAGAATCAGCCAATTTACTGCTACAAATGCAGTATTTACCAATTGGACGTTGGTACTTGTTCGGAAATGATAGACCGCATAACAAGAAGTTACTTAGCTTCTTATGAAAATCAGATCAAGACAGAAAACAGGAATAGGCCAGATGATGATATTTCGTGCACCAGTGAAAAGCGTGCGCGAAAACAGAGACGGCCACAAAAATTACCTGCCGAAAACGATGTTCAATCTAGACAAAACACTTTCACAGCCATCAATATTCGAGGAACTCAGTCGAGTACGAATCAAACGAAGATAATCGAGATACGAGAAAGATGCTTAGCACAATTAGTCTCCAGAAAAGGATTGTTGAAGTGCTACCGTTGCTCGAGACATGCTTCGGCTAGAGCATTTATGTGGGTCCCTTATCACACCAAGGCTTCCCTAATATTGCATAATCTTTGGCGTCACTCCCGACCTAATATTTCTTTACGCACAAAACGTGAATCGCGATCGGTTACATTACGAGCAACGGTATACACGCGTCATGCGGATGCGTTTCAAGAAATCAGTTAA
- the LOC107220221 gene encoding zinc finger protein 628 isoform X3, which yields MEGSGVGIGRIDCYEDMFKEITRKLYGEDPDHRTSSIQNEFETSASYKNNTDDDTGNGNDGTDDAGWTCAEEPLECTEGSRVAAYHATKATWRCCECGECLGGGPREVAEHFLGLHPSRVSVEDGGVGHHAGRSTECRKDSLADEVTLYLERVRERAERPSPPSRRSQETQTIPAALLPPATSFLLHDVHAATSTQHAHLHQQSPGTGTTTTASGKRYACPYCPYGTDRRDLYTRHENIHREEKPFHCYVCYKPFNRADHVKKHFLRMHREHRYELARIRRPTGSTSKSLQDQSAAAGSGGTASTGSHHTGNYPTAYNNKSYQLHSTSTTGLYPTPGMPATTMHTPARRTQNGGCNSKSHLKGASKGAQERRYTCCYCSWSGVDNWCLKRHLNTHLKPFACALCEYKAARAERLSTHVLKVHNRRQCSRCSYLAEDAAQLQLHQLHVHRVTTANAPTAPPTPRHHQHLQPSGGGGRPPPGPPVFPAPAPPTVSGSVIPPTTILGHEMVDGSTAAASLQSQDILICENCGSEFLKRTGFGTRHEGTVSRRCSENQPIYCYKCSIYQLDVGTCSEMIDRITRSYLASYENQIKTENRNRPDDDISCTSEKRARKQRRPQKLPAENDVQSRQNTFTAINIRGTQSSTNQTKIIEIRERCLAQLVSRKGLLKCYRCSRHASARAFMWVPYHTKASLILHNLWRHSRPNISLRTKRESRSVTLRATVYTRHADAFQEIS from the exons ATGGAGGGTAGCGGCGTCGGAATCGGCAGGATTGACTGCTACGAAGATATGTTCAAGGAGATCACGAGAAAGCTATACGGAGAGGATCCTGATCACCGaa CATCGAGCATACAAAATGAGTTCGAGACTTCGGCATCCTATAAAAATAACACGGACGACGATACCGGAAACGGAAATGACGGGACTGACGACGCAGGTTGGACCTGCGCCGAAGAACCTCTGGAATGTACAGAAGGTAGTCGAGTTGCTGCCTACCACGCGACCAAAGCCACTTGGAGATGCTGCGAATGTG GCGAATGTCTCGGCGGAGGGCCTCGGGAAGTCGCCGAGCATTTCCTCGGACTGCATCCGTCCAGGGTGTCCGTTGAGGATGGTGGAGTAGGGCACCACGCGGGTCGATCTACGGAGTGCAGGAAAGACTCCCTCGCAGACGAGGTTACCCTTTATCTAGAGCGGGTCCGCGAGCGGGCTGAGAGACCGTCACCTCCGTCTCGTAGGTCCCAGGAAACCCAAACAATTCCTGCAGCTCTTTTGCCTCCCGCCACTAGTTTTCTCCTTCACGATGTTCACGCCGCAACGTCGACGCAGCATGCTCATTTGCATCAG CAGAGTCCTGGAACCGGAACCACGACAACGGCTAGCGGGAAGAGGTACGCGTGTCCGTATTGTCCCTACGGTACGGACAGGCGAGATCTGTACACCCGTCACGAGAACATTCACCGTGAGGAAAAGCCGTTCCATTGCTACGTCTGCTATAAGCCATTTAACAGAGCGGATCATGTGAAGAAACATTTCTTGAGAATGCATAGGGAACACCGATACGAGTTGGCCAGGATACGTAGACCCACCGGTAGCACTTCCAAGTCCTTACAGGACCAGAGCGCTGCTGCTGGAAGCGGAGGAACCGCTTCCACTGGCTCCCACCATACCGGAAACTACCCAACCGCGTACAACAACAAAAGCTATCAGCTGCATTCCACGTCAACTACTGGTCTTTATCCAACGCCAGGGATGCCTGCCACCACGATGCACACACCAGCACGGAGAACGCAGAATGGCGGATGCAATAGCAAGAGTCACCTCAAAGGAGCGTCGAAAGGAGCCCAAGAAAGAAG GTACACGTGCTGTTACTGTTCTTGGAGCGGTGTGGACAACTGGTGCCTGAAACGCCACTTGAACACTCACCTGAAACCGTTTGCTTGCGCGTTATGCGAGTACAAAGCCGCCCGAGCTGAACGTTTGTCAACTCATGTACTCAAGGTCCATAACAGGAGACAATGCTCGCGCTGCTCTTACCTCGCTGAAGATGCTGCACAGCTACAGCTGCACCAGCTACACGTTCACAGGGTTACAACCGCCAATGCCCCAACGGCTCCTCCGACTCCGCGCCATCATCAACACTTACA GCCGTCTGGTGGTGGTGGACGCCCGCCGCCCGGTCCCCCTGTATTTCCGGCTCCAGCTCCGCCGACTGTTAGCGGTAGCGTTATACCGCCAACCACAATTCTTGG CCACGAGATGGTAGACGGCTCCACAGCCGCGGCAAGCTTACAGTCGCAGGATATATTAATTTGCGAGAATTGCGGATCTGAGTTTCTGAAGAGGACTGGATTCGGAACGCGGCACGAGGGAACTGTCTCTCGACGTTGCAGTGAGAATCAGCCAATTTACTGCTACAAATGCAGTATTTACCAATTGGACGTTGGTACTTGTTCGGAAATGATAGACCGCATAACAAGAAGTTACTTAGCTTCTTATGAAAATCAGATCAAGACAGAAAACAGGAATAGGCCAGATGATGATATTTCGTGCACCAGTGAAAAGCGTGCGCGAAAACAGAGACGGCCACAAAAATTACCTGCCGAAAACGATGTTCAATCTAGACAAAACACTTTCACAGCCATCAATATTCGAGGAACTCAGTCGAGTACGAATCAAACGAAGATAATCGAGATACGAGAAAGATGCTTAGCACAATTAGTCTCCAGAAAAGGATTGTTGAAGTGCTACCGTTGCTCGAGACATGCTTCGGCTAGAGCATTTATGTGGGTCCCTTATCACACCAAGGCTTCCCTAATATTGCATAATCTTTGGCGTCACTCCCGACCTAATATTTCTTTACGCACAAAACGTGAATCGCGATCGGTTACATTACGAGCAACGGTATACACGCGTCATGCGGATGCGTTTCAAGAAATCAGTTAA